The Ignavibacteria bacterium DNA window TTTTCTCACCGAACACTTCATCCATAATCACTTTTACGTAATGACCAATCTTGTAATCAATGTGTAAATAGATTGAAGCGTTCTCGGACATCAACTCTCGAACAAGAAAAAGCCGCTCGCGCAAAAATTCCAAATATGCTTCGCCAACTAAATGGTCAGTGTAAGCAATCGCATCATCGTTGCTACTGCTAATCGTTGCTGTTCTATGTTTTCCACTTCGATACACAGTGTTCGTTGCAAACGGCGGGTCAGTATAAACGAAATCTATTTTTCCTTTCAAATGAAAATCACTCAAGAGCGTTTGCATTACATTCAGATTATCTCCTTTGATAAGCAAATTTTCAGAAGAAGAATCGTTATGTTTTTTTAGGAACGCTTTTGGAGTGTGTTGCAAAATATCGTTTCTATTTTTTTTGCCTTCGTAAATGAGTTCCATCGTTAGAGTTGATAAAGAAATTCTTTCAAAACTAAACTGCTCATAATGTTGTAATGCTGTCTGTGCTTGACAAGATAATTGTGCATTTTGTTCTTGCCTTCAATATAAAGAACGCCATCAAGTACTG harbors:
- a CDS encoding site-specific DNA-methyltransferase, with the translated sequence MELIYEGKKNRNDILQHTPKAFLKKHNDSSSENLLIKGDNLNVMQTLLSDFHLKGKIDFVYTDPPFATNTVYRSGKHRTATISSSNDDAIAYTDHLVGEAYLEFLRERLFLVRELMSENASIYLHIDYKIGHYVKVIMDEVFGEKNFRNDIARIKCNPKNFERKGYSNIKDLILFYSKSENFIWNEPLVEQTEEQTQKLFNKIDAKGKRYTTNPLHAPGETKNGKTGGLWKGMSPPRGRHWRYSPEVLDELDKNGL